The following nucleotide sequence is from Mytilus trossulus isolate FHL-02 chromosome 9, PNRI_Mtr1.1.1.hap1, whole genome shotgun sequence.
agcagtggcatcgacccagtggttggattgaaaatagtggattaaacctggttttgtagctagctaaacctctcacttgtatgaaagtctcatcaaattccattatattgacaacgatgcgtaaacaaaataaacagacataatagatcaaaaagtcaaaaataactgctagtagtcctttgttaatttatatatcattgtcattttgcttggtttcttttgttaccttttctgacatcgggctcggacttcttttaaactgagtttaactatgtgtttctttattctacattggcttgaggtataggggaagggttgatatctcacaaaacatgttcaactccgccgcaattttgcgcctggcccaagtcaggagtctctggcctttgttagtcttgtatgtttttttttaaatttcagttcatttatatgttttagagtttagtatgacgtccattttcactgaaatagTACACATTTTCATTAAGAAGCCAGGTTAGGCCCACCTCCGACTGCAGGATTtcctcgctgcgttgaagacccattgcttgccttcggctgttatttGCTCTTTTGGgtaggttgttgtctctttgacatctTACCCATTTCCATGTTCCCAGTTCAGCAGTTGTCGTTTGTAGATGTGGtatataagtgtttctcgtttttcgttttcctgtttgaatggttttatactagccatttttgggccctttatagcttgctgttcggtgtgagcaaatTTAAACGAATTAAgacgaaatataaaaaagagataTTCAAACccataagtcgaaaacaaactgacaatgtcgtatttaatacagaaaacaaactGTGACAATGTCGTatttaatacagaaaacaaactGTGACAATGTCGTATTTAATACCggaaacaaactgacaatgtcgtatttaataccgaaaacaaactgacaatgtcgtatttaataccgaaaacaaactgacaatgtcgtATTTAATACAGAAAAACGACAACATGacatcattcaaaatattttaaaatttcactgcaAATATAAATCCTCATCATTTTACCAACCTATCaactaatttgatttttttgtttttcagacGTTTCCATGTGCCTCAAGTCACAATGAAAGGAACTGGTATCtatgacaattatttttatgtgacaatattattatttttctcatatatatttaaaattcctCGTCCCATTTTTAGAATTacttttaaaagtgtcctgtaccaagtcaggaagatggccattgttataatattgttcgtttctgttttctcttatttttgagataagacgtggcacggtacttgtctatcccatattcatgtatttggttttgatgttatatttgttattctcgtggtgtattgtctgttgcttggtccgttcctgtgtgctgttgcgtttcggtgttgtgtcgttgttctcctcttatatttaatgcgtttccctcagttttggtttgttgccccgattttgttttgtgtccatggatttatgagttttgaacagcggtatactactgttgcctttattgaacTTTAGTATTAGTAAGGTTCAATTTAGTCAAATTAGCCAATAAACATTGAtgatgaactattcacttgcaagtgaataattcgacctcattcaATCCGTATTCATCATtgttcatgtgaacttcaatttaacatATTAGCAAGAGATGGATAACGCATGAATCGTGCTTGTTgagttatttaaaggaaaacaatgtcaacattgaaagtgaaaccaAGGTAAATCCTTTGATtaactgattcgatccacaaaatatcattcttatacaggtaaaaaaaatgattaacatatattttcaatctacaatctgaaattaaacagacctaGGAAAATCCAAATGCACCAGTTcgtttctatttatatctatatttatgttaatatcGATTATAAGACCATCGGCTTGAaatcgattatttttttttaagtaatagCCTTATGACGATGATTTATCGCATGTTTTTAAGTATTGGCTGAAACTAACGATGGAAAAAAAGGCAAACATGAtcagcaaaataaatatatctaatAGATCAAATGATCGAAATTTACTCAGATTAACTCATCTAAACTTAATGTTTAGTCATAAATTTAAGTCTTTATCAGAAAGACTGATATTTTGATCAGCTACATATGTTATGCAAATAAATCATTAGATTAAAATCGTCATTGTCCCAtttgcaatcattccacatatccttattttatattcaaatcagTATCAACCATTTTCCAAAAGTTTCATTAATCCTTGCtatcttttaatcattttaagaCATTCTTATGAAAAGTAGTTTTCTAAATACCTTTACTAACACACACTTTGatctgtccctctggtatctttcgcccctctttgaTTATGTTTCTAGTAGTGGAAACTGTTATGTGGCTAACATTTTCCTGTTAATGGATCGTGTTATTAAACTTCTTGTTCTTATGTATTGGTATTGACATTGTGTCTTAACTAACGTGTTTCCTATCTTTCGACGTGAATTCAAAATCCAATTTCAAGATCAacgatttttaatttgtaaaatgcaTGATAAGTTCAACGAATTGCTTTATGGTGGGTTAAGTGAGATATTGAATTGCTTTCAGTAAATTTAATATAGCTTCTTGTTATTTGGTAACATTACTCACATGCTTTAGGGTCTTAAATTGAACATGTATATAAGGCAAGATGATTTCAGTAGTACATTATTACTTAAATTACAACTTTGTTACTTAAGGACGGAATATTGAATTAACGTCGAATAATagatttttatagtttacaaTGGCTTACAAGAGCTACAAAGGtaatgaataagaaaaaaacatatcataaaaCTAAATCATTTTGCGCATCAGACAATTTTTTGTACTTCATCTAAAGTTCACAGCGATGATTTGGATTAGGAGCATACATTCCTATCTCACTGTAATTTCAAATCTTATAATTTCGATAAGACTCCTTCAGTTTTATCCAGTTTATTTCGAAGATGAGTCCACTTCAATGTTAaggtttttgttattgttataatttttatattagagaaattttataattcatGAAACGTTTGCATTCATCGCATGAAAACTcaattaatatttaaacaatgaTTTAATAGACTTCTTCTATGTGCCATGAacatcaaatgaatatataaaaatagaaagtacttatattcattttatcaaCAGATTAATGTCACCGCTAatcattatttgtaaacaaattaatgCTCAGTATATACGGTATTCCGCTTGCCCTTTCTTTGAAGACTGTTTTTCATATAATATGCTGTAGTCAATAACTATATATTTCACAATTAAGATCTGTGATGCCTAATCTCTTGGTATAACTTTTTCGTATGAGTAACACGAGTGGTGTTCTATCTGTAGCATGATCTGTTTACCCTTGCGGAGCAACTTAGATCACCCCGATTATTGGTTGGATTCCAGTTGCTTGGTTTTATTATTCTATGCTGTGCATGTCCcttcagtatttttttgttgtttttgggaTGGCGTTTCTTTGTTAGCTTGTTTTTGACTCGAGTTCGTGCATTATGGTGTCAATTACTGGAAATCTTGCGCCTCTCTTCTACCATTTCAGAATTATGGTACTTGGTGAATCCAAATTCACCACTATGATCTATAGCTTACTTGCAAACTTCGACACTTTATGAAGGAAATGGTGATAGAACATGTAGAACATGGTTCAGGATATCATATCAAATGTGAGATACATACTCCATATGCAAGTCTTGCTGGATTGTAACTACACAGAACAATGttctttttatcattaatatctcttttattatttactcAGTTGATGTCTTATACTAGGAAGAGAAtctataattagttatcaaaggtagcagtcttataatttgatacgtcagacgcgcgtttcgtctacataagactcatcattaATCTGTTCGACGCTGCTGTATATAAACGACTTAATATAAGTAAACTAGAAGACAACAAGTGCACATTTGGTTCAACCAAAGGAATACCAATTGCCTGCTGATTAATAATATgtcatacaaacaaaaatattttgtcaatgtaAAAAGTTACAATCTTGATGTGTATACTAAATATGTGGCAGACATTTTCGAGTCTTTAGAATATCACAGACCAGAAATAATTAACATTCATATTGTTCATTAGTTAGCAGAAATACAGAAATTTACTTGATATAATTTCGATCAATTAACTTTTAACTGCGAcgtaacaatataaaaaatgtatagtaTTTTGTCCATGCTTTATATTAATATTGGTGAAAATATGTTATATCTTTGTTTACAACATACAGGTTTGATACTACTTGTTATTGCTTCCACTGTCCTTGGTTaccaaaattatgaaaagacaTCGAGACCAATAACATTTAGACAGTATTGTCACGACGGAGATGCCGTTGATCAAATATTTCCTGATCCGTTTCCATTTACATGTAAACCTGGTCCAGGTAAACATGTAGTGTGCAAAACTCATTGTAAGTATAATTATGCTACTTATACAATATATCCTCACTAATATAAACGTTAAAAATACTTTCGACAGTTGAAGTTTTATAGAAGTGAAAATCAAACTAGcgattttatcatttacatAGTATATACGAAGCTGATATACGGCGTATACACTTTTAATcttagtatctatgatgattttattaaatGCATAATCAGGCAGGACGAGAGCATATTGATGCAAAATGAATATGCTTTGTATTAAACCGATACGCTGATCCGGATTTTAAACGtgctagttcacaaggtaacagtccACAGGACGATATGGCAACTCACCGGagcatttaattttgattctgAGCAGACCAGTCTTTGCTCTTACTCCTTAATGATACGTGCTTAGTAGAAAAGAAACTAATGCCAATTTTAACGTTTTTTGTTTGACCCGGTCGAGGTTCGATTTTATTACTATCTATGttgattaaattaatttttttgtgatttactaCAGATGCGTTTTCTCTTAAAATAAGatgctttaattttaaaaaattcaatagggagtaaacatgaaaaaacaattttacagCTTAGAGCATATGTCCCGATTAATAAGTGgttgaatttaattttattgattgattggtttgtcCTAAGTCCATATGAAGTATTTCGCACATTAACATGACGTTAACATATGTACAATACTTACATAAGGCTGGACCTGTTCAAGGATCTATTTGGATGAAAGGCAAAATATAAAGACTGCCACTATCAAAAGTTGGTTATTGGTTAAACACATAAATATAGGCCTGTAACATGTCATCAACGGATCCCTAGATGAGTTGTTACAACAGTCTTTATGTGCAGAGAACGTTGCATTCTCTCTACACAAACACCCAAATTGAGTAAGGGGTTTAGTTCAGTCTAACGAATACCAAAATCGACAACATTTCTTTTTCCCAGTCATCCTTGTGTTTCATCGGTTTGAGGTTTACCATATGTGCATTTAAATTGGCTTCTGAATCAAAGTTAATGAGTAGAGCCAGGAACACAAAAATAAACGGCCATGAAAAggtgttttttaaattttaattctcaAACTAAATCTAATGTATACGCATTGATAAATGAAtgatatttttgtacaataagaaaaatatttatatctgcttcatttcatttatattaagCGCCACTCCTTCCCCATTGACTTTTTTAATGGAAAGCAAAGAAAGAAGTCTATAAAGAATATCTCAAAATTATCAGTCAGtgaaaaaaactcatcatagataccaggattcaaattttatatttacgccagacgcgcgtttcgtctaggAACCAGCTCTTTTGTGTAAAATGAAAGACCAATTTTCTTACAAGATAACCAATAAAATTAAGGTGACATGACAATTGATAGTGATAATCAGTAAGAAACACAAATAACCACAGGTTTTATAGGAACaaagaaataattgaaataaaataagttttacgGACCGAAAACACATTTCCTCTTTTGAAAGAGTGTTTATCCTATCAATGTTTAAATGCCGGATTTTTATTCTGTATaggttttataaatttatctaaTCTTTATTTTGGtagtttatgattttaaaaacactttCAAATGTCCTGGATATGGCTATGTAAGTGGATGGGAATATTTAGAAGGATTTGGTGAAAACGTTCGCTGTTGTGAAGATGAAAGTAAGTATATAAAAACCTGACATTGTTGTAGTAAAGTATAACGTATGATTTGTATGCGTTGTTGGTGtaattgaatgtttttttattctatcGAGTTCTAAAAGCGTTGGATATGTACcgccatttttaaaattagctATGATCAATGCTATTACACCCAAATTAGATAAAGAAGAGCATCAATTTCTTAAATCGTACTAAAGTGATTATTTTACGAAGCACACGAATCATCAACATGATCGTCTCATTGACTGATTGATTAATTTGTGCTTAATGCCACTTTCTGCACATTTGGATACTTTGTGACGGTATGTTTAAAATGGTTGAAGAAGCTGGAGTGCCCGGATGGAACCATCATCTCGGCAGataaactgacaattctagTCAATAAATATTGAAGTCAAACGCACGCTATAAAAAGTAAAAGGAGATAATAatagtaatattttcaaaaatgaacaaacaCCTCTAGCATCTAATTAACAGTACAAAAATGCTCAAAAATATCTTCTGCTCTTATTATGTTTACatgaacaaataaatatgtGAGCTgttataagtaatattttttgcaGACATAGAGTACACATACAGAGACTGCGATGTACATTTCAACGACGCGACATTATTCGGACGGTCGTATAGAATTAATAAAGGGAAGGTTATCGTTGGTTTTATCAGTAAAGATGGGTTTGtatacttttttcatttatttgcgCTTAGTCTGATCTAGATGACGTCACTGCAGTTTTGTTCGCGATATTTCCATTTTATGTGAAGTTTAAATACAAACCTTGGAAGTTCCAAGTTTTGTATACTGGTGGTACTGCGTCTATTCGCTAAAGTCGCGATGATAAATGGCCCGAGTAAAATTGGTGATTCAAACATACAATTGCAGACAtacgtacatatattttaaatgtttaatatcgCTTCATTTGAACAAACAGTGCTTTGTAatactgattggttgattgtttatttttttgcttaACCTCCAATTTAAAACAgttaatatttattcaaaaatattttgacattgatTATTCGTAAATATGTGTCATTGCAAAATTATAACCCTTTCATACATTTCTCAGTTATcacatattcattttttgacctctacatttttatttaaaactttgatgtttaaacagtaagtatacaaaaaaaaaaaatcgaaagatATGAGTTATTGACCcattaatattttacctttgCAAAATTGTAactcatgtatatataaaaaggaaaatcacaaaaatactgaacttcattgaaaattcaaaccggaaagtccctaatcaattggaaaaatcaaaagctcaaacaaatctAACGAATGGAATGTATCAAAAAGGCATCCCTTCAAGTAACACGTCTCTGTATTCCTTGATATATAAAGAGTACCCTTCCCCCTACATGTCATGaaacaaacacagaaacaaaAGTAATATCAGTTACTTCAAGTATGGCACAGAATGTGAACAGATCAGAATTAAGGATAGTGCAGATagctatatatttatattcattcgTGAAATTCgcattttttgtactttatttgtatACTTATTCACAATTTCGTTTATTATGTTACAGAGTTACTTGGAAAAACATAGAGTGTTCATATAGAAAACGTGTAACGGATAGTTGGGGAAAACAAGActattcaacattttataaaGGAAAATAGATCAAAGAAGAGGAAGAGGAAAACATGTCAAACTCTAAGTTAACATCATTTACAAAGGCCCCCGGAAATAAAAACCCAAGTATATACGTTGTTCTTACTTTAGTCTTATTTCTACTGTATAGCTCTTTCAAGGTACTGTCTTTGATCATGAACTAATGTAgctactgtaaatttagaaatgattgCATGTAATTGTTATCATTGAGATTCAACGACCTCAGCATCAATGCGAGGTTTCATTTTTTCTCCTTCAAGCTATTTGTGTTTTCACTTTGTTAATTTGTCTATAAGGATACAGTTGCACAATTGACTAATTGTACTTGGTTTTTCTGGTTAGACAATTGACAAAGTGCATGTCCATAATACGGTTATTACTAGATGTAAGTATGAAACACATGGTTATATTTGGTTAATGCTAAGATATATCTTATCCTATACTAATATTATTAGTTACTAAGTTATAGCAATAATACGAACAGTTGTGCAGGCTTGTAATATATTTGAGTATATGTGACGATTCTCCAACGGTATACGTAGTTGAACTCCTGTTGTTGTCAATATTGTCCCCGGCTGCTGTTGTAAAAGCACTAAGATTCGCAGAAGGATCCACATATTCAATACTAAATGTTTTATAGATTGGATCTTCTAGTTCTGTAGATAAATGGATAATTGGATCATACACAAACGACCAATGTAAACtatacattttgtcatttaGTTCTTCCTTTACTGGTTCTAGCATCTAGTGGACTGAccatattatacatttatagaTGGTTCTAGTTGAGTTGaatgtatataaaagaaaatgaaaacagaaCTAACTTTGAAATGGATAGCGTCGTATTTGCCTCATTAATAATACGACTGCATCTGAATAGTTGCCCTTACGATAATCaactaatgtttttttattacagtgAACAAGAGCTTTGCCTAGATATTTTCTTTGTTAACTACTTTTATGTTAAgcttgtacatgtatcattgtCGTACGAGCAGATTTTAGTCGTTGCCTGTTTAATATCAACACCAATATAACCATTGAACAGCAGAAGTACATATGTAAGCAACTGCATTGTTACTGGCATGGCAAACCTTGGATTTCTGCTCATGACTATGTCCTGTTCCACCTTATCATAAAGAAAACTGTTTTCATTCTAGTTAAGTCTAGCTTAAATATTAGAATAACGCCAGTATCCATACGTGATCCCTAGATGTAGACTACATTAAATATGGTACCGAATGCAAGTGTGGTACCGTAGTTTTTCGAAATTTTCTTCACAAAACATTTGATGTTTGGCTTAAGTATAAAAATGAAGCATGCCCTTGGTATCAAATTCACTTGGTTCTACTGTAGGTACGTCAAAACAAAACACTTTGTTACTATATATATCTCGGGCACCAGGATCTATTGTTAAAATGTCACCCATCTCGAACACTAGCATCTATTAAAACAATGCCACCTGTCTTTATGATTACAGAggttatgtttcaaatttaatatgcataataaatatagatacaaatcaaataaaatcaaatgtctTTACTAGTATTCTTAATTAAAGGGCCCATATAGAGCATTTCAATCATTACAAATCACAAAGTGCATGCAGTATCCACACAAACAACACTTGCAATCTAACATACATACGGATTATTGATAACCACAAATGTTAAgaattagataaaaataaaatacataccTTGACAGCTATTACCTCTATCCTTAAATCTTTTTTCCCTAAAACTCTATAGTAACTGTTCTGTCTCGAATACCTGtgcaaaaaaataagattaacaTCGATCACCATCGCCAAGCAATATATGGAATTTGTAAAATTCGATTgaagaataaaaagaaatcattaaCAATTTCAGAGCATAGTtgacaataattataaaaaaatgtgataatGGATGACGGATTAAAATTTGagataaaaaagggggaaatgATAATCTTACTTCGCAAAAGATCCTTGTCTTTCACAAATCAGCAGTAAAGAACTAAAATAAACTGTATGTAGGATCATGTAGGCTGAGTATACTGTTTCCAGGTTAAAgtacatatttatatagaatGCAGTCATAAATTTGGAACGtacaataaaaaagacaatgGACACACTGAAGTCAGAAATGATATCTCTACAACATGCAATATGACGAGATTTTCAGAATATAATGCGTTTGTGCATTTATAATCTACGACTGTTAACATCACAAAAACATTGAAAGACAATTAATACAGCAACGAATAATAATTTAAGGAATCACTTACATTTCTATGAATTATTCTTTCCTGAAAACGTTCCTAAATATTGTCCAGGAAAATTATACAATCTCCTGGATAAGGGTTCAACAGCGTTGTCATCACTGGGGACGCCATCGATAAGCACATTAGTCCACGGAGAGGACGCTAAGGAGAGATAACTGTGTCTGTATTATGTATTTGAGATGTGTCATAGTTATCTCGCTTTAGATAAGTTTTAGATTGTATAACATGTTTAAGGTAACATGAGGTGTCATAacgtttttaaataaatctctAAATAAAGTTTTCATGACAGTAACCAAAATGTAATCGAAAATGttatgtaaaatgaaaaattacaaagaaagaaaacaattttatactGCATTTCACTTGATAGCGATTTCAACATAAATATACAAGTTTTTGTaaatcttcttcttcttcttcttcttcttcttcttcttcttcttcttcttcttcttcttctagtttttgtaaatcttcttcttcttcttcttcttcttcttcttcttcttcttcttcttcttcttcttcttcttcttcttttttcttcttcttcttcttcttcttcttcttcttcttcttcttcttcttcttcttcttcttcttcttcttcttcttcttcttcttcttcttcttcttcttcttcttcttcttcttcttcttcttcttcttcttcttcttcttttcttcttcttcttcttcttcttcttcttcaaaTACTGCTTATTATCatcattataacaaatattcgtataattattatgattatgATTATGATATTTATTAGGCAACTAATTAATCGTAACTGATTCGTACAGCATTCTTTATTCAGGTAAAAAGAGAAAAGGCTAATTTTCTctgtatttgttttacattcagGAGGacataatcataaaaaaaatgaatcccactataatttgtaaaagtaaattttgaaaacgTCCTTGGGCAAATATATCTGAACAATCTTATAGTATTTGCCTCATATAccatatacaatgtacaaaaaACGACCTGCGCGATGATCAATTTTTGATGCCAAAAAAATGTCACTCATTAATTAGAGTTAAGACTTTTTTCTATAAgtatttgctttttttaatttcaactgAAAGGTCAAAAACGCTCATAGAAGGTATGCATCCTAACGTCTTCACCATGGATTTATTTTGATGTTCACTCAACAGTCAATAAATGTTCATAAGATGTATGCTATCCAAATGTCCTGAGCGTGGATTAATTGAGAGGACTactgtttctatttttattttaagcaaTAGAATGTTCATAGCAGGGATGCATATTCAACATCatgagttttgaattttctgatGTCCACTGAAATGTCCTGTAATGGCCATAGAAGGTACGCACATACAAAGTCCTGAGCATGGATTTGTTGTGATGTGCTTTCAAAATTGCATACAAAGTCATAGAATGTGAGCACATTCAACGTCCTGAGCGTGGATATTTTTCTGCTATCCACTGAAAAGTCATATTATGGTCATAGAAGGTATGTATATCCAACGTCTTGAGCGTGGATTTACGTCTCGTCCTTTACATTTGATtataaattcaattcaattcaaatcaacattttatttatacgtCTCACCTTATGTATAAAATTACAcaacacatacattttgtatacataAGCCAATCTGTACAGATTTATGAGAGACAATAACAACTAAAACAACATGTATGTACATTAATGAATTTAGACGAAGAATGTGAGAACATCCAACTTCCTGGGCGTGGATTTATTATGTTGTCCACTAAAAAGTCATATAATGGTCATAAAAGATTGGCACATCCAACATCCTGAGCGTGGATTTATTCTGATATACATTCAAAAGTAATATTATGGTCATAGAAGATTGGCACATCCAACGTCCTGAGCGTTGACTTATTCTGATATACATTGAAAAGTAATATTATGGTCATAGAAGATTGGCAGATCCAACGTCTTGAGCGTGGATTTATTCTGATATACATTGAAAAGTAATATTATGGTCATAGAAGATTGGCAAATCCGACGTCTTGAGCGTGGATTTATTCTGATATACATTGAAAAGTAATATTATGGTCATAGAAGATTGGCAGATCCAACGTCTTGAGCGTGGATTTATTCTGATATACATTGAAAAGTAATATTATGGTCATAGAAGATTGGCAAATCCAACGTCCTGAGCGTGGATTTATTCTGATATACATTGAAAAGTAATATCATGGTCATAGAAGATTGGCACATTCGACGTCCTGAACGTGAATTTATTCTGATGTCAACTAAAAAGTCATATAATGATCATAGAAGATTGGCACATCCAACGTTCTGAGCGTGGATTGATTTATTCTGATATTCattaaaaagtaatataatgGTCATAGAAGATTGGCACACCCAACGTCATGAGCTCGGATTTATTTTGACATCCattgaaaagttataaaatgttcATAGAAGATTGGCACATCCAACGTCCTGAGCGTGGATTTATTCTGATGTCAACTAAAAAGTCTTATAATCGTCATAGAAGATTGGCACATCGAACGTCCTGAGCGTGGATTTATTCTGATATACATTGAAAAGTAATATTATGGTCATAGAAGATTGGCACATCCGACGTCCTGAGCGTAGATTTATTCtgatgtcaaataaaaaattataaaatggtcATAGAAGATTGGCACATCCAACGTCCTGAGCGaggatttattttattacacaTTGAAAAGTAATATTATGGTCATAGAAGATTGGCACATCCAACGTCCTAGTGTGGATTTATGCTGATATacattgaaaagtaaaattatgGTCATAGAAGATTGGCACATCCACATCCTGAGCGTGGATTCTTTCTGttatatattgaaaagaaaaattatggTCATAGAAGATTGACATATCCAACGTCCTGAGCAAGGATTTATACTGATATACATTGAAAAGTAATATTATGGTCATAGAAGATTGGCACATCCAACGTCCTGAGCGTGGATTTATTCTGATATACATTGAAAAGTAATATTATGGTCATAGAAGATTGGCACATTCAACGTCCTTAGTGTGGATTTATTCTGATGTCCACTAAAAAGTCATATTACGGTCATAGAAGATTGGCACATCCAACGTCCTGAGCGTGGATTTATTCtgaaaaacattgaaaagtAATATTATGGTCATAGAAGATTGGCATATTCAATGTCCTGAGCGTGGATTTATTCTGATGTCCACTAAAAAGTCATATAACGGTCATAGAAGATTGGCACATCCAACGTCCTATTGTGGATTTATTCTGATATACATTGAAAAGTAATATTATGGTCATAGAAAATTGGCACATCCAACGTCCTGAGCGTGGAT
It contains:
- the LOC134684170 gene encoding uncharacterized protein LOC134684170, which gives rise to MKGTGLILLVIASTVLGYQNYEKTSRPITFRQYCHDGDAVDQIFPDPFPFTCKPGPGKHVVCKTHFYDFKNTFKCPGYGYVSGWEYLEGFGENVRCCEDENIEYTYRDCDVHFNDATLFGRSYRINKGKVIVGFISKDGVTWKNIECSYRKRVTDSWGKQDYSTFYKGK